agcatcctctggttgaaaatTTACCGCCCGccactaaaatattatatatatatatatatatatatatatatatatatatatatatatatatatatatatatatatatacatatatatatatatatatatatatatatatatatatatatatatatatatatatatatatatatatatatatataatacattgtacatgtatccatatagaataaatataaatctatgTAGAAAACGAATAGAGATATAATATATGAGATTAATTTACTAAACCTATATTATACTCTATGAAACTATGACCTTGCCAATTCTGAAAGAAGCATATTAACCTGTACTAATTGATACTTAACgtgaaatgtattaaaatatatataaacgcaGACAGACGTAGTGGACAGTAAAATGCTATCTAAACGTCAGTCGTTTACTTTTACGATTAATTTCGTTTGTCGTTATAATTGGAAAGAGCTTAAGGCTCCCAGACGTTTATCTCCAGTCGGAGTATCACATTCGAAGTAGATATTGGCAACCATTAAAGCCTGAATTTTGTTCACTCTGTAATTGATAGACGTTTACTAGCAAGATTAGACATGACGCTCATTAGTCGTAGGCAACGTCAGTATTTTCCTTTTTGAAAATCGTGTATAATTAAGCTGGCTTCGCTCGACGGAGAAGTTAAGCCACTTATTCGACTATTAAACCAAGATCGGCGAAAGTTTCAACTGAAGTTGCATTTAATTAGGTACCTGATGCACCTGCATAGATGCCCTGAATACAGCGCTGCAAATTAATCCCAGTTGGAGAGTTTATACCGTAATAGGTAGGGTATTATAGAACTTTTGATCCTCTTATCAACGCTATCGCATCGTTttgtatatatgataatatatggATGTagcttattaattatattaaacttACCATGACGGCGCTATATTGTTGTGGAAATTAATAACGAAGCTTTGAGTTGGATTGAAATTTTAACGATACTGAAAATTTTCACAGACCTTTCATCCAACTGCTGTTTCAGAAGACCTTTTTGattcttttctattattttaacaACCTTTTTTCATTGAATTCTATAAGGTTGctcgttttaaatataatttatacacatacaaagCGGTTGAGGCAAGCATTGTTgcgtgtatttttaattatgatttatttCTTGGAAAACTATTGATTATCTCAACTGAATTTGACCCATTAAATTCAAACATGACGATGGTTTTTGTTGCTTTCTTGTAGTTAATGACATATGAGcgtttaataaaatgtacaattcttacagatttttggcttttgcagtcttcaccacaaaatatagtattgctgtaaataaaattgagtgttgaattcaatttcaaggtGTTTtctctattgattgtgattttaaatacttataattaattatctagtgaattttaaaagtcataaaTTGACTTATATTCCTtatcttttttactttttttcattaTCTAAACACACTAATTCTAATTGAGTTAAAAAATGCGATTATTTAGATCGTTTGCATTTGATCTTTTGAACGAATAGGACTACATATACCAGTCAAAGGTCCGTGTATATTATCAAGTACTGCACTTCAACAGCTCAGCataacactgcacggaaaatactacttctattcatactatacagcaccatcCGTTTTCAGCTCGTCATCTTTTGAacaagtgcaaggcaaaatcgggttacatttaaattacagagcgcgacgatataGCGCAATATTTCTTGCATCGAaccaatattgtcacaatatgatgtttccgaaaatattcactcGGGTGCACTTGCCGCTAAGACGTCACGATCTGCATTAATATTCtcacaatggacaaataaaatCGGTTCTACCCGATACGTTTCggcgatatttatttatttatttttacaatttcgccatagtgacattacatacatataaactccaggtcgtcactatggctaatttattacaagacattgagaACTCATAATtgacgagacatctaaatacataattattacatacatacacatgtaaatcgaaacaatacttGACATCTAtgttcagatattacaaacatcgtatgtataaatacgattaataacatttttcatgtaacaatacgaatttttacattcgaaaaacaaccacagagacatatatggtgagaaatctggcaatGAATTTGCCAAttgacaaaccaagatctggccaacaacgagactcttagtggaaatcgaacccgtgacatcaagcacgaaataattcaatacttactagaccatattttatataattttttgtattgctgTTTATGTGCAGCTGCCGGCATGAGttgtactggtataaacgaaccgtAACCCACTTCCTAGTTAATTCGATTCCGAAAAATTGATAGTGAacctaatatacctatatatgtatattcaaattgcGGTTAGTTTAAATAGGTTTTCTTTTTATAGCACACATCCATCTTAGTCGTCCTGCTCTACATCTGGAGATTGGACGTCAACGCGAAGAAATATAGCGATCTCGAAGATGTCTACTATGGTAAGAGCAAAAATACTCAATTCGAGCATTTCCCTACGCAAATATTAACATGTATTTATTCAAGCTTTTAAAAGAAGActtattgtatgcatgtgtgtttgCATTTTGCAGGTGTACAAATCGCAAACATGGCCATCATTAGTACTCAAGTTTTTATGGTCGCTTTGAGCGCTTTGCTTTTCTACGCCATTTACAAGGTAAGAGGAATCTTTTGTGCTTTCGTCGTCTTTTGTTATTCTTTCGTACAGACATTGTGCTTTATTTGTGTAGCGCTGTGACCTCCGATACAGAGTTTCGTATCTAAATCGTGAATATGAATGCGAATCttcatataaatttcaattcaatctgGTCGGTTATCGGATGAGGCTATTGAATTGATCAAGTCCTCTTCGAGGCACACTCACAAGTGTATCAGAGGCTCTGTTCTCTGTTTGTAAGGGTCTATTGTTTTCGATTCGACAAGCCCTCTCTCTGATATGCTCGAGCAACTCCACTAATTGCATGAATAATTAATACGCACATTTGAATATAGGAAATATCTGCTTTGGATCACCGAAAACcttcatataaattttgaacgtcggtaaaaataaaaattgtctgCAATATTGACGATGGGTTTTTTACGTGTAATATTCtagatgtatttgtatttttctgtAATACTGTAGTTTCTAAACAAAATCTCGGATCGTACGTGACCGGAACGTACAAAAACGGTATTCTTCTCTTAtcctttttataaatttaatacgtgGACAAGACTTTTTCGATGGGAAAACGTTTCGTTTATTGCAAACTTTCTATTCTGATGTGCCTATTTGGAGGCGTTTTCACGTAGCTCGATAAAATACAATGATCTTGCCAGCtacattttcatttattcaatACTCTTTCATTgtgttttgtgtaaaataaatttgaaaggtagaaaaattatttttagactGAGAAGTTAATAATTctctaaaatttttatttatttttttacatataatacataaaacggTACCCCGACTTTTGCGTGACAGTCAATAGCACCCCGACATTAACGCGTGGCGACGAAACCACGACAGACATAGCCGCGCGGTGACAAAACCACGTACCGATAAAACCGCCCCAGCAAAAAGCGCTCGGCAACAAAGCCGCGCCagaatatataagaaaattaaaatatcaatttcgacaTACATTTACCAAAaccatatttgtttatatttctcAAACTTTTGCATTAAAATGGTATTGTAGAAATATaacaattgttttaaatttaaagtttagaccattgtagcattacagaaattcttaatgcgccacaatggtcaaaagtataacataaaagaaaagaaacaaaataataactaaagaaattagacaaaaacaaaacatatatatacacaaaaaactaataataataataattacaaattataaaaaacaacaaagaagggaatatctatgtacatacacttaataatataaaatgaataatactataaattttataatactaaatataatactaaaatatttagttGTATTGAGAtcactatttaaatttaatgaaaaaaaaatcacgtaaaATCTATAGAATCAATGTAACTTCGTTTATTGTTACTAAAAAATAGTCGCccccaatgtacatacatatgtattatacatatacatatatattccatggacttttttagaatttttttttttcatttattctgGCACAGTTTTATCACCGAGCGCTTTTTGTTGATGTGGTTTGTTGCCGCGCGGTTATGtctcgcggttttgtcgccgcgcggttatgtcggggcgtTTATGTACCGAGCGGTTTCGACTGgataccacatacatacaacacATGGGCCATGATAGGAATTACCACAAAGCGACAGATATgcatagatttattttttacataaatactaataatgttttcaaacataacaatatataaatacaatagagACTTCTATAgacagtcaaaaaaaaaaaattgacacagtaaatttgtgagaaatacattatgttgggagcattttataagattcaacaaattcgagatgccaataattcgaatttgcgagaaactgatcGGAAGatgccgatttattggatccgccacaacaattaagctagaaaaacagaaaattctagcaggagacggtcgatctatGCTTTTTAATAACCACTAGATCTCactagcagcgtatttggccgggacttgaacccacgacctatctactggtatgccatagctctaccagtgcagtACGCTGtggatatttataatttaagaaCGTTATAAgattattacatttttcaagTCTGAATATTTTTCTAATCCTTATAGAAAATCTGAtgatcaaaatgaatattttaattaaaaccctAGTTTTTCATCGTTCGTTTGTCgcgttttatatatttcattattttttttaataagccacccattccaaattaaaattttatatagtgtatattaaaaatgaatatttcaaaTAGAGCAACTTGCTATTAATATTTGATGAtgcaatgaaaatttcaaataattattcgattgaatttttataaagcATGCCtcagattttatatttttatttcatccgTTTTTTTTAcggtttttaatatatatttttttattgtaataggaAAATTCACCACTGGTAGTGCCGTGGATAATAGGTTGTATAACTTTTATGGCGTTGGAGTCAATGGCCATGGTTTATTCCAACGTTTTAAGAGATCACGTCAATAAAGTAAGCCATAGAATTTagagttataaaataaatcgaattttgtttaatataaaaaaaaattatgtgaatttttCAGCAATTCGACTCACTATGCAAAGCGGAAGTGATGTTTTTCGTAATGAGGGCACTGATCAATGTGAGTATTCgctttgtttttataatttttttaacattcttCGTTTCGATTATCATTAGCGAATGTGTATTGAATAGATGGTGGCGATATGGGGGGTGATGAGATTTTACCACTTGTTGAAATCTGGCATGTCTTGGAAGGGCCCGGAAGCCATCGAGCTATGATACCTGCCAGTTTTGTTAAAGGACATTTCCGATAGCCCTCCAGCCGACGATGAGTCACTCCTGGTCGGATACGACAGTTCTTCAGAGATGAGTTTTCCCGAATCGTATTGATCGCGAGGAAAGCTCGCGAACGGGTGGAAAATCCGCCCATCTGTGATTACGTGTTTGTCATACATTGCGTGTTATCGATACTGTTTCGAAACTTTTATAACAAACCAATTAAAAACTGACGTATCCTTTAGAAAATCTCTCGATTTTCCGAACTTTTCCTCACAAAGTCAGGCAACTACGTACATTTTCGTCGTATTGCAATACGTACGCACATATTGTATatactttttgaaaaaaaaaatcctagATAATTGACAATATAATGTTACATGAAAATCTGTGATGTAAGTTACCGAtcgctttattttttaaagaagaTTTTTTGTAGGAAAAGTTAATAAGTTGTTTGATAGCAATTCATACTAAATGGATATCCATGCTGTATTCGATACCTTTTGTTGCAATACATTACAACAAACATACGCTTTTCTCATGAAActgtgtaatatttttatgtaacctactattatattatatgaatgtatttataatatgttat
This genomic interval from Arctopsyche grandis isolate Sample6627 chromosome 8, ASM5162203v2, whole genome shotgun sequence contains the following:
- the LOC143915744 gene encoding uncharacterized protein LOC143915744: MKSAVLYPYSAPPARPWCRPCSRLHAKHVAYLCAVYAIHTSILVVLLYIWRLDVNAKKYSDLEDVYYGVQIANMAIISTQVFMVALSALLFYAIYKENSPLVVPWIIGCITFMALESMAMVYSNVLRDHVNKQFDSLCKAEVMFFVMRALINMVAIWGVMRFYHLLKSGMSWKGPEAIEL